One stretch of Caldinitratiruptor microaerophilus DNA includes these proteins:
- a CDS encoding DEAD/DEAH box helicase has protein sequence MMAGFHPLAVRWFRERQGTPSPPQRLGWPAIARRQRCLIPAPAGSAKTLTAFSKYLDLLWQEPDLPEGVRVVHAWPLRALSHHVERNLHEPLREISALAAREAVPLREVGVAVRTGETPPEPCRRLSRRPPHTLITAPESLYPS, from the coding sequence GTGATGGCCGGCTTTCATCCCCTGGCTGTGCGGTGGTTCCGGGAACGCCAGGGCACCCCGAGCCCGCCGCAGCGACTGGGTTGGCCCGCCATCGCCCGGCGGCAGCGTTGCCTGATCCCGGCGCCGGCCGGTTCGGCCAAGACCCTGACCGCCTTCTCCAAGTACCTCGACCTTCTCTGGCAGGAACCCGACCTGCCCGAGGGCGTCCGGGTCGTCCACGCCTGGCCCCTGCGGGCGCTCAGCCACCATGTCGAGCGCAACCTGCACGAGCCGCTCCGGGAGATCTCGGCGCTCGCCGCCCGCGAAGCCGTGCCGCTGCGTGAAGTCGGGGTGGCGGTCCGGACCGGCGAGACGCCGCCGGAGCCGTGCCGGCGCCTCTCGCGCAGGCCGCCGCACACCCTCATCACCGCGCCGGAGTCCCTGTACCCCTCCTGA
- a CDS encoding XdhC family protein → MDTAFPDLISVRRRGRRGLLATVVRGFGSTYRRPGASAVVVEGGEVLGAISGGCMESDVLVAASDVFLGAAPARLLEYDTAGEEDLIWGTGSGCGGRVQVLVAPVADEVLEFVAARLEAGRTAVVATGLGSRPGRRMALGLPEGARDASMGEEDLERAGTLGDPDLDAAAARAAVRLLAAGEAGPLWVEAGGEAVFLQRVEPRPQLLICGAGDDARPVARLARQVGFRVVVADHRPAWATPDRFPTADAVVVAEPEELAGKVAIPDGSYAVLMTHHYFKDLELLRRLLPLPLRYIGLLGARERSRRLIRQIGEEAPALLEHARARLRAPVGLDLGADGPEEIAVSILGEILAVRSGRPAVPLTQSRGSVLEALAGD, encoded by the coding sequence GTGGACACTGCCTTTCCGGATCTGATCTCCGTACGGCGGCGTGGCAGGAGGGGGCTCCTCGCGACGGTGGTCCGGGGCTTCGGCTCGACTTACCGCCGGCCGGGAGCGTCAGCCGTCGTCGTGGAGGGAGGGGAGGTGCTGGGCGCCATCAGCGGGGGTTGCATGGAGAGCGACGTGCTGGTGGCGGCGAGCGACGTCTTCCTGGGGGCGGCACCCGCTCGCCTGCTCGAGTACGACACGGCGGGCGAGGAAGACCTCATCTGGGGGACCGGGAGCGGCTGCGGGGGCCGCGTGCAGGTGCTGGTCGCCCCGGTGGCCGACGAGGTGCTGGAGTTCGTGGCCGCGCGCCTGGAGGCGGGCCGGACCGCCGTCGTGGCGACCGGCCTCGGTTCCCGGCCCGGCCGGCGAATGGCCCTCGGGCTGCCGGAGGGTGCGAGGGACGCGTCCATGGGGGAGGAGGACCTCGAACGGGCCGGAACCCTGGGGGACCCGGACCTGGACGCAGCGGCCGCGCGGGCGGCGGTCCGTCTCCTCGCCGCCGGGGAGGCGGGGCCGCTCTGGGTGGAGGCGGGCGGCGAGGCGGTGTTCCTCCAGCGGGTCGAGCCGCGGCCGCAGCTCCTCATCTGCGGCGCCGGCGACGACGCCCGGCCGGTGGCGCGCCTCGCCCGTCAGGTCGGCTTCCGCGTCGTGGTGGCCGACCACCGGCCGGCCTGGGCGACGCCGGATCGCTTCCCGACGGCCGACGCCGTGGTGGTGGCGGAGCCGGAGGAGTTGGCCGGGAAGGTCGCCATCCCGGACGGCAGCTACGCCGTGCTCATGACCCACCACTACTTCAAGGACCTCGAGCTCCTGCGCCGGCTCCTGCCCCTGCCACTGCGGTACATCGGGCTCCTCGGGGCGCGGGAGCGTTCCCGGCGGCTCATCCGGCAGATCGGGGAGGAGGCCCCCGCGCTCCTGGAGCACGCGCGGGCGCGGCTCCGGGCCCCGGTCGGCCTCGACCTGGGAGCGGACGGTCCCGAGGAGATCGCCGTCAGCATCCTC